One genomic segment of Chitinophaga sancti includes these proteins:
- a CDS encoding alpha-L-fucosidase, with protein MKKTIVACSVLFAAMLSVKQATAQETDGLHHMSKEYVAPTDPLVIRKLDKWQDQRFGLFMHWGPYTLWEEVESWSICPDDWVVRKGPYSADYNVYREAYEKLPNEFNPVDFNPQKWADAAKNAGMRYVVFTTKHHDGFCMFDTKQTDYKITAPNVPFSKNPKANIAKEIFDTFRKDSFMIGAYFSKPDWHSQDFWWKYYPVMGRNTNYNIKMYPEKWAAFKEYTYRQIEELMTNYGKIDILWLDGGWVRPGGKQEIDMPKIAAMGRKNQPGLIVVDREVPGEFENYATPEQTLPEKPLPYPWETCMSMGDSWTYTHTDQMKSSLKLVTLLVKIVSRGGNFLLNIGPSAKGDWTPQAYERLADIGAWMKINGEGIHASRPVAPYSDNNVYYTQAKDSSATYAFYTSDSDVVKLPETVAFTIETPAKIKRVSLLGTKAKLSWKLNNGKLEIKIPKNLQQQSGLKYAAAFKVEA; from the coding sequence ATGAAGAAAACAATCGTTGCTTGCTCCGTTTTATTTGCAGCTATGCTGTCTGTAAAACAAGCAACAGCCCAGGAAACTGATGGCTTGCACCACATGTCCAAGGAGTATGTAGCTCCCACCGATCCGCTTGTGATCCGTAAACTGGATAAATGGCAGGACCAACGCTTTGGCTTATTTATGCACTGGGGTCCCTATACCCTTTGGGAAGAAGTAGAAAGCTGGAGCATTTGCCCTGATGACTGGGTGGTGAGAAAAGGCCCTTACTCCGCTGATTACAACGTATATCGCGAAGCTTATGAAAAATTACCGAATGAATTCAACCCGGTAGATTTTAACCCGCAAAAGTGGGCAGATGCCGCTAAGAACGCAGGCATGCGCTATGTGGTATTCACCACCAAACACCACGATGGTTTCTGTATGTTCGATACGAAACAAACGGACTACAAAATCACCGCTCCGAATGTACCTTTCTCAAAGAATCCAAAAGCGAATATCGCCAAGGAGATCTTCGACACTTTCCGAAAGGACAGTTTCATGATCGGTGCTTACTTTTCCAAACCAGACTGGCATAGCCAGGATTTCTGGTGGAAATACTACCCGGTAATGGGTCGTAACACAAACTACAATATCAAAATGTACCCTGAAAAATGGGCCGCATTTAAAGAATATACTTACCGCCAGATCGAAGAACTGATGACCAACTATGGTAAGATCGACATCCTCTGGCTGGATGGTGGCTGGGTAAGACCAGGAGGCAAACAGGAAATCGATATGCCTAAGATCGCTGCCATGGGTCGTAAAAATCAGCCAGGCCTGATCGTAGTAGACAGAGAAGTACCCGGTGAATTCGAGAACTATGCAACGCCTGAACAAACGCTTCCTGAAAAACCACTCCCGTACCCATGGGAAACCTGTATGTCTATGGGCGACAGCTGGACGTATACCCATACCGACCAGATGAAGTCTTCCCTGAAACTGGTAACCCTGCTGGTAAAGATTGTATCAAGAGGTGGTAACTTCCTGCTGAACATCGGCCCAAGCGCGAAAGGTGACTGGACACCACAGGCTTATGAAAGACTGGCTGACATTGGTGCATGGATGAAGATCAACGGCGAAGGTATTCATGCTTCCCGTCCGGTAGCTCCATACTCTGATAACAATGTGTACTATACACAGGCGAAAGACAGCTCTGCTACTTACGCCTTTTACACGTCCGACAGCGATGTGGTGAAACTGCCTGAGACAGTGGCTTTCACGATCGAAACACCTGCTAAGATCAAACGTGTTTCCCTGCTGGGTACCAAAGCTAAACTGAGCTGGAAACTCAACAATGGCAAACTTGAAATTAAAATACCTAAGAATTTACAACAACAAAGTGGCCTGAAATACGCCGCTGCGTTCAAAGTAGAAGCTTAA
- a CDS encoding S8 family serine peptidase: MKKNLLLFSFPLLLLMLLASCSKDAQEVKLAKGLATTPKQDRGFLILTEQNVDQNDISTALSNLGVKRFVFKESNKELGLIRVQTPDPSFPEKARKVPGVQSVSIDLVQNWRLPERNFRSSIPYSTNAPSTVNAKSSASALTDRYSFLQWGLQAVHAPEAWAKGYKGAGVKVAVLDGGFLLNNPEIKPNIILTHSFVEGEEVQYHGEEGFSHGSHVAGTIAAVKDSNGVAGVAPEAKLILVKVLSDAGTGAFSSIIDGIFYATNHGAKVINMSLGGELPLKTFVDDNGTPDDPSDDYVVEYDRDVKELITAINRATLYATLKGTTVIAAAGNDGYNYDVEKRFITYPAAALGVLAISSTGPLGWGINQDTSLYIPSIFTNYGKNFIHYAAPGGNYTLPPNTTVVNVGGIINYEYVFDFVFNIGYWDEASATYYYGWSAGTSMASPHAAAVAALIYNKYPYANPLLVDLILKASSADYGTPGKDKYFGDGEVNAAKAVR; encoded by the coding sequence ATGAAGAAAAATCTATTGCTATTTTCATTCCCCCTCTTACTGTTAATGTTGCTGGCATCCTGTTCCAAAGACGCTCAGGAAGTCAAACTCGCCAAAGGGCTTGCCACCACCCCAAAACAAGACAGAGGATTTTTGATTCTTACTGAGCAAAATGTCGATCAGAACGACATCTCAACAGCACTTTCTAATCTCGGCGTAAAGCGTTTTGTATTCAAAGAATCCAATAAAGAATTGGGTCTCATTCGTGTACAAACTCCTGATCCGTCCTTTCCTGAAAAAGCAAGGAAAGTACCCGGTGTTCAATCTGTATCAATTGACCTGGTACAGAACTGGCGCCTGCCTGAGCGAAATTTCCGTTCTTCTATTCCTTACAGCACAAACGCCCCGTCTACTGTCAATGCTAAATCAAGTGCCAGTGCCCTTACAGACAGATACAGCTTTCTGCAATGGGGTCTTCAGGCAGTTCATGCACCCGAAGCATGGGCCAAAGGTTACAAAGGCGCTGGTGTAAAGGTAGCCGTACTCGATGGCGGGTTCCTGCTCAACAACCCCGAAATCAAGCCTAACATTATTCTCACCCACAGTTTCGTGGAAGGTGAAGAAGTCCAGTACCATGGCGAAGAAGGCTTTAGCCACGGTAGCCACGTAGCCGGTACCATCGCCGCCGTGAAAGATTCCAATGGCGTAGCCGGTGTAGCTCCGGAAGCTAAACTGATACTCGTAAAAGTATTGTCCGACGCCGGTACAGGTGCCTTTTCCAGCATCATCGACGGTATCTTCTATGCCACTAACCATGGCGCTAAGGTTATCAACATGAGCCTGGGTGGTGAACTGCCCCTCAAGACATTCGTAGATGACAACGGTACGCCCGACGATCCATCTGACGATTACGTAGTGGAATATGACCGCGACGTAAAAGAACTGATCACCGCTATTAACAGAGCCACCCTGTACGCTACCCTCAAGGGTACTACAGTGATCGCTGCTGCTGGTAACGATGGATACAACTACGATGTAGAAAAACGCTTTATTACCTACCCTGCAGCAGCATTAGGTGTACTGGCTATTTCCTCTACCGGTCCGCTGGGCTGGGGTATTAACCAGGATACGTCTCTCTACATCCCATCTATCTTTACCAATTATGGTAAGAACTTTATTCACTATGCCGCTCCAGGCGGTAACTACACACTGCCTCCAAATACCACCGTTGTGAACGTAGGAGGTATCATCAACTACGAATACGTATTCGACTTTGTCTTCAATATCGGTTACTGGGATGAAGCTTCTGCCACCTACTACTATGGCTGGTCAGCCGGTACCAGTATGGCTTCGCCACATGCTGCGGCTGTAGCTGCGCTGATTTACAACAAATATCCGTACGCCAATCCATTGCTGGTAGACCTGATCCTGAAAGCATCGTCTGCTGATTATGGTACTCCGGGTAAGGATAAGTACTTCGGTGATGGTGAAGTAAACGCCGCGAAGGCTGTCCGCTAA
- a CDS encoding glycosyl hydrolase encodes MHPRIYRLATIGLLLCGLKATAQHPDFKGTYPVWPSVQKETKPWTRWWWMGSAVDSAGLTNALRTYNQVGFGGVEIAPIYGAKGFESKYVDFLSPQWIHLLKIATKQATRLHMGVDLTTGTGWPFGGPQIDLAHAAAKMEVRVLSTVPEKIDTGIGILQALVAYKGVTPVPIIDKVQDGHLHWEHPAGNLTVYALYSSHTKQKVKRAAPGGEGYTLDHLSGEAVQLYLHRFDSAFQQEIPDIRAFYNDSYEVYGADWTPSFLPEFKRRRGYDLTRFIREFTDNRISDTIARVKSDYRETMAELLLDNFTKPWTQWAHDYHRITKNQAHGSPGNLIDLYATVDIPECETFGSTYFPIPGLRRDSADIRNVSPDPIMMQFATSAGHIAGHPLISSETFTWLTEHFKTSLSQCKPEVEQSFLAGVNHVFYHGTTYSPKEVPFPGWLFYASVNFVPANSWWSHLPGLNEYITRVQSVLQAGRPDNDLLVYWPVYDIWNDADGMEMPLSVHHIDKWLYPTDFYKQVMNLHGRGYTLDFVSDSWIAKTKGYKALIIPKAHLMPLTTLQKIIALAQNGTPVIFQALPEDVPGMNELDTRRKEFQLLLKSLAGRKNIIITPDVEGALHTIGIRREALTDAGLKFIRRNDGEDTYYYIVNHTANKIEQFIPVNRRVSRVFMLDPLRGDTGLAQIENTDSTTHVKVQLASGESIILKAEGKSSMVNYLPWKYLENAGKPLVLQGPWQLEFKDGGPFIPAAVKLDSLVDWTTLPDTAVTSFSGKGVYTTSFQLPAKNSREYLLQLDKVHESAHIWINGQDAGIMWSIPFTLRIGKYLRAGKNDIRIEVANLMANHIRYMDRHHIPWRQYHEINFVNINYKDFDASNWGIQPSGLEGKVTITPYN; translated from the coding sequence ATGCATCCACGTATTTACCGGCTGGCTACCATTGGCCTGCTTCTTTGCGGCTTAAAGGCGACTGCGCAACACCCGGATTTTAAGGGCACTTACCCTGTATGGCCTTCTGTTCAGAAGGAAACCAAACCCTGGACCCGCTGGTGGTGGATGGGGAGTGCTGTAGATAGTGCTGGCCTGACGAATGCATTGAGGACTTATAATCAGGTAGGTTTTGGTGGGGTGGAAATCGCACCTATTTATGGGGCGAAAGGGTTCGAGTCAAAGTATGTGGACTTTTTATCTCCTCAATGGATACATTTATTGAAGATAGCGACTAAGCAGGCGACCCGGTTACATATGGGGGTAGACCTCACTACGGGGACTGGCTGGCCTTTTGGCGGGCCACAGATTGATCTGGCGCATGCAGCGGCAAAGATGGAGGTGCGGGTGTTATCAACGGTTCCGGAAAAAATTGATACGGGTATCGGGATTTTGCAGGCGTTAGTAGCTTATAAAGGAGTTACGCCTGTTCCTATTATAGACAAAGTGCAGGATGGGCATCTCCATTGGGAGCATCCCGCAGGCAATCTCACTGTGTATGCATTGTACAGCAGTCATACGAAACAGAAAGTAAAACGTGCAGCGCCCGGCGGGGAGGGGTATACTCTTGACCATTTATCAGGGGAGGCAGTTCAATTATACCTGCATCGTTTTGATAGTGCTTTCCAACAAGAGATACCCGATATCCGGGCATTTTATAATGATAGTTATGAGGTATATGGGGCAGACTGGACGCCTTCATTTTTACCAGAGTTTAAGCGTAGAAGGGGGTACGATCTCACTCGTTTTATTCGTGAGTTCACAGATAATAGGATCTCTGATACGATCGCCCGGGTCAAATCTGATTACAGGGAAACGATGGCGGAGTTGCTGTTGGATAACTTTACAAAGCCATGGACACAATGGGCGCATGATTATCATCGTATCACAAAAAACCAGGCACATGGTTCGCCGGGTAACCTGATTGATTTATATGCAACGGTGGATATTCCGGAGTGTGAGACATTTGGTTCCACCTATTTTCCAATTCCGGGTTTAAGGAGAGATAGTGCAGATATCAGGAATGTAAGTCCTGATCCGATCATGATGCAATTTGCTACATCAGCGGGGCATATAGCGGGTCATCCGCTTATTTCAAGCGAGACCTTTACATGGTTGACAGAGCATTTTAAAACATCGTTGTCACAGTGTAAACCAGAAGTGGAGCAGTCTTTCCTGGCGGGCGTGAATCATGTATTTTATCATGGTACTACGTATTCTCCTAAGGAGGTGCCTTTTCCCGGATGGTTGTTTTATGCATCTGTAAATTTTGTACCTGCTAATAGCTGGTGGTCGCATCTGCCGGGATTGAATGAGTATATAACCCGCGTGCAGTCAGTATTACAGGCCGGTAGGCCGGATAATGATCTGTTAGTGTACTGGCCGGTGTATGACATATGGAATGATGCGGATGGGATGGAAATGCCATTGTCAGTGCATCATATAGATAAGTGGTTGTATCCGACGGATTTTTATAAACAGGTAATGAATTTGCATGGCAGGGGGTATACACTGGATTTTGTGTCGGATAGTTGGATCGCCAAAACCAAGGGTTACAAAGCATTGATAATTCCGAAGGCGCATCTGATGCCCCTGACTACATTGCAAAAGATTATTGCGCTTGCGCAGAATGGTACTCCTGTGATCTTTCAGGCATTGCCGGAGGATGTACCGGGTATGAATGAGCTGGACACGCGTAGAAAAGAATTTCAATTATTGTTGAAGTCATTAGCTGGTAGGAAGAATATCATTATTACTCCTGATGTGGAAGGAGCTTTACATACAATAGGTATTCGCCGCGAAGCTCTTACAGATGCAGGGTTGAAATTCATTCGCCGGAATGATGGGGAGGATACTTATTATTATATCGTGAATCATACGGCAAATAAAATTGAACAGTTTATTCCTGTTAATCGCCGGGTATCACGTGTTTTTATGCTGGATCCATTGCGTGGTGATACTGGACTTGCGCAGATAGAGAATACAGATAGTACTACTCATGTGAAAGTACAACTGGCATCGGGAGAATCAATTATTCTAAAGGCAGAAGGGAAGTCTTCCATGGTCAATTATTTGCCATGGAAATACCTTGAAAATGCTGGCAAACCGCTTGTTCTGCAAGGCCCGTGGCAATTGGAATTCAAAGATGGCGGACCGTTCATTCCGGCAGCTGTAAAATTAGATAGCTTAGTGGACTGGACTACATTACCAGATACTGCTGTTACTTCATTCTCTGGAAAAGGGGTATACACAACAAGTTTTCAGTTACCGGCAAAGAACTCCAGGGAATACCTGTTGCAGCTTGACAAAGTGCATGAAAGTGCGCATATCTGGATCAATGGACAGGATGCGGGTATCATGTGGAGTATACCGTTTACACTTAGGATCGGCAAATACCTGCGTGCAGGGAAAAATGATATTCGTATAGAAGTGGCGAACCTGATGGCTAATCATATCAGGTATATGGACCGGCATCATATACCGTGGCGGCAATATCATGAAATTAATTTCGTCAATATTAATTATAAAGATTTTGATGCATCTAATTGGGGAATACAGCCTTCAGGGTTAGAAGGGAAGGTGACGATCACGCCTTATAACTAA
- a CDS encoding secondary thiamine-phosphate synthase enzyme YjbQ has translation MKMYQASIQLRARARGFHLITSEVLQAIPQLREVKTGMCQVFIQHTSASLTINENADPTVRIDFETYFNKAVPENDPDYEHNDEGPDDMPAHLKAAMLGSSVMIPVTNGRFNLGTWQGIYLCEHRDYGGARSLVITIWGE, from the coding sequence ATGAAAATGTACCAGGCATCGATACAACTACGCGCCAGAGCCCGTGGATTTCATCTGATTACATCCGAAGTATTGCAGGCTATTCCGCAACTAAGGGAGGTGAAGACGGGCATGTGCCAGGTATTCATCCAGCATACTTCTGCTTCATTGACCATCAATGAAAATGCTGACCCGACAGTAAGAATAGATTTCGAAACTTACTTTAATAAAGCCGTGCCTGAAAATGACCCGGATTACGAGCACAACGACGAGGGGCCGGATGATATGCCTGCGCACCTGAAAGCCGCTATGTTGGGGAGTTCGGTGATGATACCTGTAACCAATGGCCGGTTTAATTTAGGTACATGGCAGGGTATTTACTTGTGCGAACACCGCGATTATGGTGGGGCGAGAAGTTTAGTGATTACAATTTGGGGAGAATAA
- a CDS encoding response regulator transcription factor, whose product MKTILIALDPSIFTYGLKQIIATMAQPTRIETADTLDAALTLLDSRCVDLFITDLHPEVLGAVKAKCPEIRVMVYTAADERTFAIDNLLAGADGYLSKSAKKEEMEYAVKTVLNGEKYMSATVRQEMLDQLWKKRRAGHKGVY is encoded by the coding sequence ATGAAAACTATTTTGATAGCCTTAGACCCATCTATTTTCACTTATGGACTCAAACAGATCATAGCAACAATGGCCCAGCCCACCCGGATTGAAACTGCCGATACCCTCGATGCAGCATTGACCTTATTGGATTCCCGGTGTGTGGATCTGTTTATTACTGATTTGCATCCCGAAGTATTGGGAGCTGTCAAAGCAAAATGCCCTGAGATCAGGGTTATGGTGTATACAGCAGCTGATGAAAGAACATTTGCCATTGACAATTTACTGGCGGGAGCAGATGGTTACCTGAGTAAGAGTGCGAAAAAAGAAGAGATGGAGTATGCCGTAAAAACAGTATTAAACGGAGAGAAGTATATGAGCGCTACGGTGCGGCAGGAGATGCTGGACCAGCTCTGGAAAAAGAGAAGAGCCGGCCACAAAGGAGTATATTAA
- a CDS encoding glycosyl hydrolase family 18 protein yields the protein MKRNSVNFPRLLFFLIFLMAYCKKEHTTTTNPVDVDTPNTLTARPLMVEYWGGCCYDRNDVGPLDAIPDSVDVVNIFTLGIGKTSDGSWEFEHRGVSGYNDWNDVLTKAHALQKKGVRIVCTSFSGNMVNLSGTEAAKMASIVKDSLDKWQLDGVDLDLEYSGATTRNIDSGVIALGKYLGPDSKTGRILSVVDYNNNNIAQIKRTNKYIDYVMTMSYWNTAKQVRSIVKSYSAAIGDVKNVLIGVGQGCAITAGQATPTGEEVKIADTLRMAFPGSGMMEFVFGCSYHHKDANGNITKDVSYTQHIIRHLKQ from the coding sequence ATGAAACGTAATTCTGTTAATTTTCCACGACTCTTGTTCTTCCTGATTTTCCTGATGGCCTATTGTAAAAAAGAGCATACGACGACTACGAATCCGGTGGATGTCGATACGCCTAATACGCTGACAGCCCGCCCGCTCATGGTGGAATACTGGGGTGGTTGCTGCTATGACCGCAATGATGTAGGACCTTTGGATGCTATTCCGGATAGCGTGGATGTGGTGAATATATTTACCCTTGGGATAGGTAAAACATCCGATGGTAGCTGGGAATTTGAGCACAGGGGAGTGTCTGGTTATAATGACTGGAATGATGTATTGACAAAGGCGCATGCATTGCAGAAAAAAGGTGTCCGCATTGTATGTACATCTTTCTCCGGCAATATGGTCAATTTATCTGGTACAGAAGCGGCTAAGATGGCATCGATTGTAAAAGATTCACTGGACAAATGGCAACTGGATGGGGTAGATCTGGACCTTGAATATAGTGGTGCGACAACAAGGAATATAGATAGTGGCGTGATTGCTTTGGGTAAATACCTGGGACCAGATTCAAAGACAGGCAGGATCTTGTCAGTAGTGGATTATAACAATAATAACATTGCGCAGATCAAACGTACAAACAAGTATATTGATTATGTAATGACGATGTCGTACTGGAACACAGCGAAACAGGTACGGAGTATAGTGAAGTCTTACAGTGCGGCAATCGGGGATGTGAAAAATGTATTAATAGGAGTAGGGCAAGGTTGTGCGATCACTGCAGGACAGGCTACACCTACAGGAGAGGAGGTGAAGATTGCCGATACATTGAGAATGGCATTCCCGGGTTCGGGTATGATGGAGTTTGTGTTTGGATGTAGCTATCATCATAAAGATGCAAATGGGAACATTACAAAAGATGTGAGTTATACGCAGCATATCATCCGGCATTTAAAGCAGTAG
- a CDS encoding M1 family metallopeptidase translates to MKNGFFLCLCALWFTGAKAQQIDVQHYDIDLTLNDTTNRIEGRVTIAVKYLQNTTRLKIDLAGMNVSGVHADNKLLDYEQDLNALYIKVNARAGEKGAYTVIYSGTPKDGLFISKNKYGDRTFFTDHWPDRAHQWLPCIDHPSDKATVTFTVTAPDHYTVVANGVRVSETNLPGQLKRTVYDEKVPLPIKVMAIAAADFSVTHSGDVGKIPVYSYVFHEDSSHQGYARATNILPYFIQQVGPFQFEKLANIQSKTIFGGMENAGAIFYAEKSPEYPGLESLLAHEIAHQWFGDAITETDWRHLWLSEGFATYMTLLYMEHTYGVDTLRASLKEDKANIIEFAKKRKTPVVDTTVHSNYMQLLNENSYERGGWVLHMLRRKLGDELFWKGIRQYFKDFNGRNADTDDFRKEMEKISGQDLKGFFTQWLYTTAIPKLQVNMSYNENIHAVKLEVIQQQTPLFEFPLEYTLDKSKPVQTILVKDKVTTVIIPAVTKPAGIWLDPDTNLLADMSF, encoded by the coding sequence ATGAAGAATGGATTTTTTCTATGTCTGTGTGCTTTATGGTTCACAGGGGCAAAAGCACAGCAGATAGACGTACAGCATTACGATATAGATCTGACGCTGAATGATACGACGAATCGGATAGAGGGGAGGGTGACGATTGCCGTAAAGTATTTGCAAAATACGACCCGGTTAAAAATTGATCTGGCAGGAATGAATGTAAGTGGGGTACATGCAGATAATAAATTGCTGGATTACGAACAGGATTTGAATGCCCTCTATATAAAAGTGAATGCGAGAGCAGGAGAGAAGGGAGCGTATACGGTGATTTATTCTGGCACGCCAAAAGATGGGCTGTTCATTTCTAAAAATAAATACGGAGATAGAACTTTCTTTACAGATCATTGGCCTGACAGAGCGCATCAGTGGCTGCCTTGTATAGATCATCCATCAGATAAGGCGACCGTGACGTTTACTGTTACAGCGCCTGATCATTATACCGTGGTAGCGAATGGAGTGCGTGTTTCAGAAACCAATCTACCTGGTCAGTTAAAGAGAACGGTATATGATGAGAAGGTACCACTACCTATAAAAGTAATGGCTATTGCAGCAGCAGATTTTTCAGTTACGCATTCCGGTGATGTGGGAAAGATCCCTGTATACAGTTATGTTTTCCATGAAGATTCCAGCCATCAGGGATATGCAAGGGCTACGAATATTCTCCCTTATTTCATTCAGCAGGTAGGTCCTTTTCAGTTTGAAAAGCTGGCGAATATTCAATCTAAGACGATTTTTGGGGGGATGGAAAATGCCGGGGCAATCTTTTATGCAGAGAAATCACCTGAATATCCCGGCCTGGAATCATTACTGGCACATGAAATTGCTCATCAGTGGTTTGGCGATGCGATTACAGAGACGGACTGGCGACATTTATGGCTGAGCGAGGGTTTTGCTACTTATATGACGCTGTTATATATGGAGCATACTTATGGGGTGGATACCCTTCGGGCTTCTTTGAAAGAAGACAAAGCAAATATCATTGAATTTGCAAAAAAAAGGAAGACACCCGTAGTAGATACGACCGTACATAGTAATTACATGCAGTTGCTGAATGAGAATAGCTACGAAAGAGGAGGGTGGGTATTACATATGTTAAGGAGAAAGTTGGGGGATGAGCTTTTCTGGAAAGGCATCCGCCAGTATTTTAAAGACTTTAACGGACGCAATGCAGATACAGATGATTTCAGAAAGGAGATGGAGAAAATAAGTGGGCAGGATCTGAAAGGCTTCTTTACACAGTGGTTATATACGACAGCTATACCGAAGCTGCAGGTGAATATGAGTTACAATGAGAATATCCATGCGGTAAAATTGGAAGTGATTCAGCAGCAGACGCCTTTGTTTGAGTTTCCGCTGGAATATACGCTGGATAAATCAAAGCCTGTGCAGACAATATTAGTGAAGGATAAGGTCACCACCGTCATCATACCAGCAGTGACAAAGCCTGCCGGTATTTGGTTGGATCCGGATACGAACCTGCTGGCGGATATGAGTTTTTGA
- a CDS encoding arylsulfatase produces MQRRFYRILLSGWLLTTSITAMAQQKKHSDRPNIIFILADDLGYGNLTSFNPKSPIPTPNIDNLGAEGIRFTRFYSGNTVCAPSRYALLTGKNMGHSYIRGNTRLPLRPQDSTLAQVLQQNGYATGMFGKWGLGEMGTTGSPEIKGFDEFYGYLNQGHAHDYYTNYLYQVKAGKISKIKHDTTVYTHDEIMEHAYSFINENKDKPFFLYLSITVPHAELAAPKKDMQQWLNPDGSSKLGPETPYVQNGGTYRSQQNPHAAFAAMVTKLDQNVGQIQALIKQLGLDDNTYIFFTSDNGPHKEGGADPEYFNSNGPLKGLKRDLYEGGIRVPLLVRAPGHIPAGKLSDEEWAFWDILPTFSALTKSKTLQGIDGLNYASVLEGKKPAKVHDYLYWQFNEGYIQEAVLQGDWKLIRFKYKGKGERFELYNIVDDIGETKDLAAENPAKVKSLKAIMAKAKTPAENKEFDWSDTEK; encoded by the coding sequence ATGCAACGTCGCTTTTACAGGATCCTGTTGTCAGGGTGGTTGCTTACCACCTCCATAACCGCCATGGCACAGCAAAAGAAACATTCGGACCGGCCGAATATCATATTTATCCTGGCAGATGATCTGGGCTATGGGAACCTCACATCGTTTAACCCAAAGAGCCCGATTCCCACCCCAAATATTGATAACCTGGGGGCAGAGGGAATTCGGTTTACCCGCTTTTATTCCGGCAATACGGTATGTGCACCCAGTCGTTATGCCTTACTAACGGGTAAGAATATGGGGCATTCTTATATCCGGGGTAATACCCGGTTGCCATTACGGCCGCAGGATAGTACCCTGGCTCAGGTGTTGCAGCAAAATGGCTATGCCACCGGTATGTTTGGCAAATGGGGCTTAGGCGAGATGGGAACGACGGGCTCACCAGAGATTAAAGGTTTCGACGAGTTCTATGGTTACCTCAATCAGGGGCATGCACATGATTATTATACGAATTACCTCTATCAGGTGAAAGCAGGCAAGATCAGTAAGATAAAACATGATACCACCGTGTATACCCACGATGAGATTATGGAGCATGCTTATTCATTTATCAATGAAAATAAGGACAAACCGTTCTTTTTATATCTTTCTATTACAGTGCCGCATGCCGAACTGGCTGCTCCCAAAAAGGACATGCAGCAGTGGCTGAACCCAGATGGAAGTTCTAAACTTGGGCCTGAAACGCCGTATGTGCAGAATGGGGGAACATATCGTAGTCAGCAAAACCCGCATGCTGCATTTGCAGCCATGGTTACCAAACTGGATCAGAATGTGGGTCAGATTCAGGCACTTATCAAACAATTGGGGTTGGATGACAATACTTACATCTTCTTTACCAGTGATAATGGTCCTCATAAAGAGGGAGGTGCTGATCCTGAGTACTTTAACAGCAATGGCCCTTTGAAGGGTCTGAAGCGTGATCTGTATGAAGGGGGTATCCGGGTACCTTTGCTGGTGCGTGCACCGGGGCATATTCCTGCCGGGAAGTTGAGTGATGAGGAGTGGGCGTTTTGGGATATCCTGCCTACATTCAGCGCATTGACAAAGTCAAAGACCCTTCAGGGTATAGATGGCCTGAACTACGCTTCGGTGCTGGAAGGTAAAAAGCCGGCTAAAGTGCATGATTATTTATACTGGCAGTTTAACGAAGGGTATATCCAGGAGGCCGTATTGCAGGGGGATTGGAAATTAATCCGGTTTAAATATAAAGGAAAGGGGGAAAGATTTGAATTGTACAATATAGTTGACGATATTGGAGAAACAAAAGACCTTGCTGCCGAAAACCCAGCTAAAGTAAAGAGCCTGAAAGCTATCATGGCAAAGGCGAAAACCCCGGCAGAAAACAAGGAATTTGACTGGTCTGATACAGAGAAATAA